In SAR324 cluster bacterium, the following are encoded in one genomic region:
- a CDS encoding YraN family protein: MAVMHLEQKHYQIIETNFRCVLGEIDIIAAHEEYLIFCEVKTRSGREIHPSLSVTRKKQTKLHQLGLYFINQRKLFQLQPRFDVISVQYSGNSPVIEHFINAF; this comes from the coding sequence TTGGCTGTAATGCATCTGGAACAGAAGCATTATCAAATTATTGAAACAAATTTTCGATGTGTATTGGGCGAAATTGATATTATTGCCGCCCACGAAGAATATCTGATTTTTTGTGAGGTCAAAACCCGTTCAGGGAGGGAAATTCATCCATCGTTGTCGGTGACCCGTAAAAAACAGACAAAACTGCATCAACTGGGATTGTATTTTATAAATCAGCGCAAGTTGTTTCAGTTGCAACCCAGATTTGATGTCATAAGTGTTCAGTATTCCGGGAATTCACCTGTCATTGAGCATTTTATTAACGCCTTTTGA
- the rpsT gene encoding 30S ribosomal protein S20, producing MPSHKSAIKRVEQTKKRYERNRSLRSALRTSIKKFRTLLEKGDVGEAQTSFPSIQKTIDKAVTKGILQHGTAARYKSRLANALQKLSASKETASA from the coding sequence ATGCCAAGTCATAAATCAGCGATCAAACGAGTGGAACAAACTAAAAAAAGATATGAAAGAAATCGTTCTCTGCGTTCAGCCTTGAGAACCAGTATTAAAAAATTCCGAACATTGCTTGAAAAAGGTGATGTAGGCGAAGCACAAACATCATTTCCATCCATTCAGAAAACAATCGACAAAGCTGTGACCAAGGGCATTCTGCAACATGGAACTGCCGCACGCTATAAGTCAAGGCTTGCGAATGCGTTGCAAAAGCTCTCCGCATCCAAGGAAACAGCGTCTGCCTGA
- a CDS encoding ribonuclease HII, producing the protein MASPQNLPNLQIEQQAVSEGFRCIAGVDEAGRGPLAGPVVVAAVILGAHWDISHPLNDSKKLSEKQRELLFNIIRTQAQSYSIQVMSPAEIDKINILQATLTGMKLAVDKLRVHPDYVLVDGNQYPPLSIKGKTVVRGDAISMSIAAASVLAKVARDRIMKGWSKRYPEWDFEQHKGYPTAKHRQAIQIHGLSPIHRRSFCRSVLSQTQLSLFPTP; encoded by the coding sequence TTGGCGTCTCCACAAAATCTTCCAAATCTTCAAATTGAGCAACAGGCGGTTTCAGAAGGATTCCGCTGTATCGCCGGAGTGGATGAAGCGGGTCGTGGTCCTCTGGCTGGACCTGTGGTGGTTGCGGCGGTGATACTGGGTGCGCATTGGGATATCTCACATCCGCTCAATGATTCCAAGAAACTCTCAGAAAAACAAAGAGAATTATTATTCAATATTATCCGGACTCAGGCTCAAAGCTATTCGATACAAGTGATGAGTCCCGCTGAAATTGACAAGATCAACATTTTGCAGGCGACTTTGACCGGGATGAAGCTGGCTGTTGATAAATTGAGAGTTCATCCTGATTATGTGTTGGTGGATGGAAATCAGTATCCTCCTCTTTCAATCAAGGGAAAAACTGTTGTCAGGGGTGATGCCATCTCCATGAGTATTGCGGCGGCCTCGGTGCTGGCCAAAGTTGCGAGAGACCGGATTATGAAAGGCTGGTCAAAACGCTATCCTGAATGGGATTTTGAACAGCACAAGGGATATCCCACGGCCAAGCATAGACAGGCTATACAAATTCATGGCTTGAGTCCAATACATCGTCGTTCTTTTTGTCGTTCAGTGTTGTCTCAAACACAATTATCTCTTTTCCCAACGCCATGA
- the rplS gene encoding 50S ribosomal protein L19 yields the protein MSDLMKIVEKSQVRKTIPEFQVGSTVKVLYRIVEGEKERIQPFVGVVISKHRGKNNANATFTVRKVTQGHGVERTFPLHSPRVENVEVMKVGAVRQAKLYYLRELSGKAARIKERLGVSTKSSKSSN from the coding sequence ATGTCAGATCTTATGAAAATAGTTGAGAAATCACAGGTTCGCAAAACCATTCCTGAGTTTCAGGTAGGTTCCACTGTGAAAGTCCTGTACCGCATTGTTGAAGGTGAAAAAGAACGAATTCAGCCATTTGTTGGCGTCGTGATCAGTAAACATCGCGGCAAAAATAACGCCAATGCGACATTCACTGTACGTAAAGTCACCCAGGGTCATGGTGTAGAGCGAACTTTTCCACTTCATTCCCCCAGGGTTGAAAATGTGGAAGTGATGAAGGTTGGTGCTGTTCGCCAGGCAAAATTGTATTATTTGAGAGAATTGAGTGGAAAAGCGGCACGGATCAAAGAGAGACTTGGCGTCTCCACAAAATCTTCCAAATCTTCAAATTGA
- the rimM gene encoding 16S rRNA processing protein RimM — MKKKRFSTNYPDFTWIGTIVAPHGVQGELRISPLTDTPEYYLDAESFWIETSQGLQAHEIRRIRTHKNMWLVQFSDLESRNAVESCLRSRVFLPDKALRPLADDEVFLHELIGCRVEDMEGHLLGLLTDVFETGANDVYVVKKQEREILIPVTKDVVKSVNIDQKLILVQPLDGMFDNANDPSSGTDAF; from the coding sequence TTTTCCACAAATTATCCGGATTTTACCTGGATTGGAACCATTGTAGCACCTCATGGGGTGCAGGGTGAACTGCGTATTTCTCCTCTCACAGACACACCAGAATATTATCTGGATGCTGAATCATTCTGGATTGAAACTTCCCAAGGTTTGCAAGCCCATGAAATTCGGAGAATACGAACTCATAAAAACATGTGGTTGGTACAGTTCAGTGATCTGGAATCACGGAATGCTGTAGAGTCATGTCTGAGAAGCAGAGTTTTTCTTCCTGACAAGGCATTGCGACCATTGGCTGACGATGAGGTTTTTCTTCATGAACTTATCGGTTGTAGGGTTGAAGACATGGAAGGTCATCTGCTGGGCCTGTTGACTGATGTGTTTGAAACAGGTGCCAATGATGTGTATGTCGTGAAGAAACAGGAACGGGAAATCCTGATCCCCGTGACTAAAGATGTGGTCAAAAGCGTGAATATTGATCAGAAATTAATCTTGGTCCAGCCCTTGGACGGCATGTTTGATAATGCGAATGATCCGTCTTCCGGTACAGATGCATTTTGA
- the trmD gene encoding tRNA (guanosine(37)-N1)-methyltransferase TrmD, with the protein MHFEVLTLFPEIFKSFLSESLICKALEKQIFSIGFYNFREHGLGKHHKVDDLPYGGGPGMVLRPEPVIHAIESCQKRLETNYSSVGKVLLTPQGERFSQKTAGRLLDQYPAIMLICGRYEGFDERIRTQVDEEISGGDFITLGGEVIAMLMIEVISRLIPGVLGNQSSLEQESFAEGYLEYPQYTRPETFRGMTVPDVLLSGHHQNIHEWRQDQIRLRTLKRRPDLLH; encoded by the coding sequence ATGCATTTTGAAGTATTGACGCTGTTTCCAGAGATTTTTAAGTCTTTTCTGTCAGAAAGTTTGATTTGTAAAGCACTGGAAAAACAAATATTTTCCATTGGTTTTTACAATTTCAGAGAACATGGCCTGGGAAAACATCACAAGGTTGACGATCTTCCCTATGGTGGCGGACCTGGAATGGTTTTGAGACCTGAACCTGTCATTCACGCTATTGAAAGCTGCCAGAAAAGGTTGGAAACAAACTACTCCTCTGTGGGAAAAGTTTTGCTGACGCCACAGGGCGAGCGTTTTTCCCAGAAAACCGCTGGAAGATTACTGGATCAATACCCTGCAATCATGCTGATTTGTGGACGATATGAAGGATTTGATGAACGTATCCGCACCCAGGTTGATGAAGAAATTTCAGGTGGCGATTTTATCACTTTAGGTGGTGAAGTGATTGCCATGCTGATGATAGAAGTGATCAGTCGTTTAATTCCCGGAGTGTTGGGAAATCAAAGTTCTCTGGAGCAGGAATCCTTTGCGGAAGGGTATCTGGAATATCCTCAGTACACTCGTCCTGAAACATTCAGGGGGATGACCGTCCCGGACGTGTTGTTGTCAGGGCATCACCAAAATATTCATGAATGGCGTCAGGATCAGATTCGTCTCAGAACGTTGAAACGGCGTCCGGATTTACTCCATTAG
- a CDS encoding nitrite/sulfite reductase, with protein MQTQVTSTQEWQNVAQFHNIQQTIDLYETELNRWLKGDVPELIFTEFRLRYGVYGQRQSGVQMIRIKLPLGMVSVRQLETLADLSEEIADGVSHVTTRQDIQYHNVDIRNTPEMMRRLAEVGITTREACGNVVRNVCACPKTGACATESFDVTPDALAMADFLLEHPEAQDFSRKFKIAYSGCAGEMCGLARMHDMGAIAKIKMVDGIPVKGFEMYIGGGLGAVPRQGRLLYDFIPRNEIFAVIQAIARVFTRHGERKNRNKARFKFVVDKFGIEETFKMIEVERSKLPKADSFRDTVLSRYAEYSEAPLKAPSTLDLDSQSAEFKRWYKANVEHQKETGYSVVHVFLPLGDIGATSLRSLADISRKYIKDSIRFSVEQNLLFRWVADGDLPALFADLKQLGYHGLANTLGDITSCPGSESCKLGIAASRGLASVLNDKFQNEMSDLAESKDMKIKISGCPNSCGQHHIADLGFFGSAQSKQGKTAPVFQMILGGTTTENAKSYGLAVGKISPHNIPEAIQRIEQLFKNERQQDEVFSGFMQRVGKQRVKQELEDLMSLPSFEEHPEFFTDSRRTREFKVVTGQGECAGEMVPRTEFLLEECDRQNAQATLCLESGRFQDAFDLSTSAMEKSAKALLLTQGFEEFGDYSTVEKFREKFVSTSIFFIKYAEYFFSSVDGSTVVVNEENARFRVEHSTLFVEEANVVYSRIAQKAQ; from the coding sequence ATGCAAACCCAAGTCACATCAACGCAAGAGTGGCAGAATGTCGCGCAATTCCATAACATTCAGCAAACGATTGACCTCTATGAAACAGAGCTGAACCGATGGCTCAAAGGGGATGTTCCAGAGCTTATCTTCACGGAGTTCCGCTTGCGTTATGGGGTTTATGGACAACGCCAGAGCGGAGTTCAGATGATCAGAATCAAACTCCCTCTGGGAATGGTGTCTGTCAGGCAACTGGAAACGCTAGCTGATCTTTCTGAAGAAATCGCGGATGGTGTGTCTCATGTCACAACCAGACAGGATATTCAGTATCATAACGTGGATATTCGCAACACACCTGAAATGATGCGCCGTTTGGCCGAAGTGGGTATTACAACACGTGAAGCCTGTGGCAACGTGGTCAGAAATGTGTGTGCCTGTCCCAAAACCGGAGCTTGTGCCACTGAATCGTTCGATGTGACTCCCGATGCACTGGCTATGGCGGATTTTCTGCTGGAACATCCTGAAGCCCAGGATTTCAGTAGAAAATTTAAAATTGCCTATTCCGGTTGCGCGGGTGAAATGTGTGGACTCGCCAGAATGCATGATATGGGGGCTATCGCCAAAATAAAAATGGTAGACGGTATTCCAGTCAAAGGGTTTGAAATGTACATTGGTGGCGGGTTGGGCGCGGTTCCCCGGCAAGGTCGTCTGTTGTATGATTTTATTCCGAGAAATGAGATCTTTGCTGTTATTCAGGCAATTGCCCGCGTGTTTACACGGCATGGCGAACGAAAAAACAGAAATAAGGCAAGATTCAAATTTGTGGTTGACAAATTCGGTATCGAGGAAACCTTCAAAATGATTGAAGTGGAACGATCTAAATTGCCCAAAGCAGACAGTTTTAGAGATACGGTCCTTTCACGCTATGCGGAATATTCTGAGGCACCTTTGAAAGCCCCGTCAACGCTTGATCTGGATTCGCAGAGTGCTGAATTCAAACGCTGGTACAAGGCCAATGTGGAACATCAGAAAGAAACGGGATATTCAGTGGTTCATGTGTTTTTACCCTTGGGCGACATTGGTGCGACCTCTCTCAGATCTCTGGCTGATATTTCCCGAAAATACATCAAGGACAGCATCCGTTTCAGTGTGGAGCAGAATCTTCTTTTTCGTTGGGTTGCTGATGGCGACCTTCCCGCTTTGTTTGCAGATCTCAAACAGCTTGGATACCATGGTCTGGCGAATACCCTGGGGGATATTACCTCTTGTCCCGGCAGTGAATCTTGCAAACTTGGTATTGCGGCATCCAGAGGACTGGCCTCTGTGCTTAATGATAAATTCCAGAATGAAATGAGCGATCTGGCTGAAAGCAAAGATATGAAAATCAAAATCAGCGGTTGCCCCAATTCCTGTGGCCAGCACCACATCGCGGATCTGGGATTCTTTGGTTCTGCACAATCCAAACAGGGAAAAACAGCGCCTGTCTTTCAAATGATTTTGGGTGGAACAACCACTGAAAACGCAAAATCTTATGGTTTGGCCGTTGGAAAAATTTCCCCACATAATATTCCGGAGGCCATCCAACGCATTGAACAATTATTTAAGAATGAACGTCAACAGGATGAAGTTTTTTCCGGCTTCATGCAACGTGTTGGAAAACAACGTGTTAAACAGGAACTGGAAGATTTAATGAGTCTGCCATCCTTTGAGGAACACCCTGAGTTTTTTACTGATTCCCGAAGAACCCGTGAATTCAAGGTGGTTACCGGGCAGGGCGAATGCGCTGGGGAAATGGTGCCTCGTACAGAATTTTTGCTGGAAGAATGTGACCGACAAAACGCACAGGCAACCTTGTGTCTGGAAAGCGGACGTTTTCAGGATGCTTTTGACCTGTCCACCTCCGCCATGGAAAAATCCGCAAAAGCGTTGTTGCTTACACAGGGATTTGAGGAATTTGGTGATTACAGTACTGTTGAAAAATTTCGTGAAAAATTTGTCAGCACCAGTATATTTTTCATTAAATACGCAGAATATTTCTTTTCATCGGTGGATGGTTCCACAGTCGTTGTGAACGAAGAAAACGCCCGTTTCCGTGTCGAACATTCGACGTTATTTGTTGAAGAAGCCAATGTCGTTTACAGTAGAATCGCGCAGAAAGCGCAGTAA